One part of the Desulfatiglans sp. genome encodes these proteins:
- the recG gene encoding ATP-dependent DNA helicase RecG — MAGKSDRKPAVSAIANDFLNIPVARLKGIGVKRAAGLKKRGISTVLDLLYLIPKDYEDRTKIIPFNKLEYNKPAHIKGKVLSSGEERLFRSRKNLFKIILSEGIYQVDLCWFNVKKAYFNLFCSPGQEICAYGHVTCHGNRVQMYHPDITTAGDDETPALLPVYPVIEGLSNRQLRPLIRAAIKEYLDLVIDPVPEIFLKNAHLPGLKETIMALHSPDKSSDLQGLKSGETPFHRRIIFDRFLNLALRMSHDRRQRVFQTTTPLKIPERMLMEINTFFPFPLTDDQIKCIEEIRNDLISGIPMNRLIMGDVGTGKTLVAVAAAYMVIKNNLQVAVMAPTQLLAEQHMAYFCALPPEMGFKPVVITSALKRPEKEKIYDSVKDGAYNIVIGTHALIQDKLSFKKLGLAVIDEQHRFGVNQRSMIIEKGENSHVLSMSATPIPRTIALTLYYDRDVSIIAQYPGARIPVSTILVERTKKRWIFDSMIKMLEEGGQVYIICPLIDESENMELKSVIEMATNLKKIINPSHRVEYLHGQMEQALKDATLKEFREGKIAILVATTVIEVGIHVPNASLMIIEHPERLGLAQLHQLRGRIGRGGKGGTCILVSPESMSIMTRNRLSVMTQCSDGFEIARMDMEFRGHGEITGTRQSGLSEFELGEVFENHDLFRMTSDMVKEIFEKDPDLKQPEHRHFRAILERSKNITV; from the coding sequence ATGGCTGGAAAGAGTGATCGGAAACCTGCGGTCTCCGCAATAGCAAACGATTTTCTTAACATACCTGTCGCAAGGCTCAAGGGAATCGGGGTCAAAAGGGCAGCAGGACTAAAAAAAAGGGGCATATCCACTGTTCTCGACCTCTTATATCTCATACCAAAGGATTATGAGGACAGGACAAAGATCATCCCATTCAATAAGCTTGAGTATAACAAACCAGCACATATAAAAGGAAAGGTGCTCTCATCAGGTGAAGAGAGGCTGTTTCGTTCCAGAAAAAATCTCTTTAAGATAATCCTGAGTGAAGGCATTTATCAGGTCGACCTCTGCTGGTTCAATGTGAAAAAGGCATATTTCAACCTGTTTTGCAGCCCAGGGCAGGAGATATGCGCATACGGCCATGTCACATGCCATGGTAACAGGGTTCAGATGTACCACCCTGATATTACAACTGCGGGTGATGATGAAACACCAGCATTGCTGCCTGTGTACCCTGTTATAGAGGGGCTCTCTAACAGGCAGTTAAGGCCCCTTATCAGGGCAGCCATTAAAGAATACCTTGACCTTGTTATTGACCCTGTGCCTGAGATATTTTTAAAAAATGCACATCTGCCCGGCCTTAAAGAGACGATCATGGCGCTCCACTCCCCTGATAAGAGCAGTGATCTTCAGGGATTAAAAAGTGGAGAGACCCCCTTTCACAGGAGGATAATCTTTGACCGTTTTTTAAACCTAGCACTCAGGATGAGCCATGACAGAAGGCAGAGGGTATTTCAAACAACCACTCCATTAAAGATACCGGAGCGCATGTTAATGGAGATCAATACATTCTTTCCATTCCCCCTGACAGATGATCAGATAAAATGCATAGAGGAAATTCGTAACGACCTGATCAGCGGGATACCAATGAACAGGCTCATTATGGGTGATGTTGGCACAGGCAAAACCCTTGTTGCTGTTGCAGCCGCCTATATGGTTATCAAAAACAATCTTCAGGTGGCAGTCATGGCCCCTACCCAGCTTCTGGCAGAACAGCACATGGCCTATTTCTGCGCACTTCCGCCAGAGATGGGTTTTAAGCCTGTGGTTATCACCAGCGCCCTTAAAAGACCGGAAAAGGAAAAGATATACGATTCTGTCAAAGATGGCGCCTATAATATAGTTATAGGTACCCATGCCCTTATCCAGGATAAACTCAGTTTCAAAAAACTTGGCCTTGCAGTGATTGATGAACAGCACAGGTTCGGGGTCAACCAGCGTTCAATGATCATAGAAAAAGGGGAAAACAGCCATGTATTATCCATGTCTGCCACACCAATCCCCAGGACAATCGCCTTAACCCTCTATTATGACAGGGATGTCTCCATAATTGCCCAGTACCCTGGCGCCCGCATACCTGTCTCCACCATTCTTGTGGAAAGGACAAAAAAAAGATGGATTTTTGACAGCATGATCAAAATGCTTGAGGAGGGAGGCCAGGTTTATATTATCTGCCCGCTTATAGACGAATCTGAGAACATGGAACTTAAAAGTGTTATTGAGATGGCTACTAATCTTAAAAAGATAATTAACCCTAGTCACAGGGTGGAATACCTTCACGGCCAGATGGAACAAGCATTAAAGGATGCAACACTAAAGGAGTTCAGGGAGGGTAAAATAGCTATCCTTGTTGCCACAACAGTAATAGAGGTGGGCATCCATGTGCCAAACGCCTCACTCATGATCATTGAACACCCTGAACGGTTGGGCCTTGCCCAGCTTCACCAGCTAAGGGGTAGGATTGGCAGGGGTGGCAAAGGCGGCACATGTATACTTGTATCCCCTGAAAGCATGTCTATAATGACGAGAAATAGGCTTTCTGTAATGACGCAATGCAGTGATGGCTTTGAAATTGCCCGTATGGATATGGAATTCAGGGGCCACGGCGAGATAACAGGCACAAGACAGTCCGGTTTAAGCGAGTTTGAGCTAGGTGAAGTATTTGAAAATCATGA
- a CDS encoding protein-L-isoaspartate(D-aspartate) O-methyltransferase: MNHDYKHARERMIKTQLIPKGIKDKGVLEAMSKVHRHLFLEEALAGEAYNDHPVPIGHKQTISQPFIVALMTQILKLTGKEKTLEIGTGSGYQTAILAELSSKVYTIERIRPLMEKARYLLNSLDYTNILFKYYDGTLGWQEYAPYNTIIVTAGAPQIPENLVEQLTEGGRMVIPVGGKSSQDLIEIIRLKTGYKTVRHGGCRFVDLIGAHGWKE, from the coding sequence ATGAATCACGACTACAAACATGCACGCGAGAGGATGATCAAGACCCAGCTCATCCCAAAGGGAATAAAAGATAAGGGTGTGCTTGAGGCCATGTCAAAGGTGCACAGACACCTCTTTCTTGAGGAGGCTTTAGCAGGCGAGGCTTATAATGATCATCCTGTTCCGATAGGCCACAAGCAGACAATATCCCAGCCCTTCATTGTTGCCCTTATGACCCAGATACTGAAACTCACAGGCAAAGAAAAGACCCTTGAGATAGGCACAGGAAGCGGTTATCAGACAGCCATACTTGCTGAACTCTCGTCAAAGGTCTATACTATCGAACGTATCCGCCCTCTCATGGAAAAGGCCAGATACCTGTTAAATTCCCTTGATTATACAAACATCCTTTTCAAGTACTATGACGGCACTCTAGGCTGGCAGGAGTATGCCCCTTACAATACAATAATTGTTACAGCAGGGGCACCGCAGATCCCGGAAAATCTGGTAGAACAGCTTACTGAGGGCGGGAGAATGGTAATACCTGTTGGCGGAAAATCAAGCCAGGATCTTATCGAGATAATCAGGCTTAAAACCGGATACAAAACAGTAAGGCATGGCGGATGCCGCTTTGTGGACCTGATAGGCGCACATGGCTGGAAAGAGTGA
- a CDS encoding HEAT repeat domain-containing protein → MENIANQKALTDDKTLSEAELNLVRRLFTTLLLTVKNLTLYPEGHGICKNSINQFYTQLTAYINKFGKLRFEIEREQVVCRDGILVEGIPEEGSLHHTLFRDGISWLEFTPGVEQKEVSDLLLIINRYIKLSAEPEGDIVTALWENPFPHILYEVTEFFSGSGNEAEDFNDIVSSRGSLINEGTEMREKAHQVDPPIDLINIALTPDEEMTLKEMMLSEEEADITSYLDALLDSLLQQKEEDDFSKILDVLSEEFTLTLGRRDFDIGLKILMGLQYIRDICREDLPWSEKLISGFYASASGKEALAPLNEIWEQIETDDAAILYDIFILLDSRAIHTLLSLLSKPQSDPKKKVLLDAIVHFASSDISALELAINNAGDNLLERLVSVLLKMDNPQSLKYLQRLSHHSSGSIRYTAIKGILKIDPGRIKEMFNLIVDKEDSIRQLVLAQMESVRDPAAEEFLVSYLKKIRATDFYANHLIQCFRILGKCGSARSVPFLKDTLLKWGFLAGSKRAVIRTGAAIALGTLGLAEADKVLDAAKRSMFPGIRKIAGSAIEELSKEVPVNDR, encoded by the coding sequence ATGGAAAATATAGCGAATCAGAAGGCATTGACAGATGATAAAACCCTTTCAGAGGCGGAGCTGAACCTGGTAAGGAGGCTTTTTACTACTCTTCTTCTTACTGTCAAGAACCTGACATTATACCCTGAGGGGCATGGCATATGTAAAAATTCCATTAATCAGTTTTATACTCAGCTTACAGCATATATAAATAAATTCGGTAAGTTAAGGTTTGAGATAGAAAGGGAACAGGTTGTCTGTCGTGATGGAATATTAGTTGAAGGCATCCCTGAGGAAGGCTCCCTGCATCATACCCTATTCAGGGACGGAATAAGCTGGCTTGAGTTTACACCCGGTGTGGAGCAGAAGGAGGTCAGCGACCTGCTGCTGATAATTAACAGATATATTAAATTATCAGCAGAACCTGAAGGGGATATAGTAACCGCACTCTGGGAGAACCCCTTTCCCCACATCCTTTATGAGGTTACAGAATTCTTTTCCGGTAGTGGTAATGAAGCAGAGGATTTTAATGATATTGTCTCCAGCAGAGGTTCATTAATAAACGAAGGCACCGAGATGAGGGAAAAGGCTCACCAGGTAGACCCCCCTATTGATCTCATCAACATCGCTCTTACTCCTGATGAGGAGATGACCTTAAAAGAGATGATGCTTTCTGAAGAGGAGGCTGACATCACCTCATATCTTGATGCCCTTCTGGACAGTCTCCTGCAGCAGAAGGAGGAGGATGACTTTTCAAAGATACTTGATGTGCTCTCAGAGGAATTTACACTTACTCTTGGAAGGAGGGATTTTGATATCGGGCTCAAGATCCTTATGGGGCTTCAGTATATAAGGGATATATGCAGGGAGGATTTACCATGGTCTGAGAAATTGATCTCAGGTTTTTATGCAAGTGCCTCAGGTAAAGAGGCGCTAGCGCCACTTAACGAGATATGGGAACAGATAGAAACTGACGATGCTGCTATCCTGTATGATATATTTATCCTGCTTGACAGCAGGGCGATCCATACCCTTTTATCCCTGCTTTCCAAACCCCAGAGTGATCCCAAGAAAAAGGTGCTGCTGGATGCCATTGTTCATTTTGCCTCAAGTGATATTAGCGCGCTGGAGCTTGCTATCAATAATGCTGGTGACAATCTCCTTGAAAGGCTTGTCTCAGTTCTTCTCAAAATGGATAACCCACAATCCCTGAAATATCTCCAGAGACTTTCGCATCACTCATCCGGGTCTATAAGATACACCGCCATAAAGGGGATACTCAAGATAGACCCTGGCCGTATAAAAGAGATGTTTAACCTTATAGTCGATAAAGAGGATTCCATAAGACAGCTTGTTCTGGCACAGATGGAGAGCGTCCGCGATCCGGCTGCAGAGGAGTTTCTTGTATCATACTTAAAGAAGATCAGGGCAACCGATTTTTATGCAAATCACCTGATACAGTGCTTCAGGATACTCGGTAAATGCGGCTCAGCCCGTTCTGTGCCATTTCTTAAAGATACCCTTTTAAAATGGGGTTTTCTTGCGGGTTCAAAAAGGGCTGTAATAAGGACGGGGGCAGCAATTGCCCTTGGCACACTCGGTTTAGCAGAGGCAGATAAGGTCCTTGATGCTGCAAAAAGATCTATGTTTCCCGGCATAAGGAAGATAGCGGGCAGCGCAATAGAGGAATTGTCAAAGGAGGTACCGGTAAATGACAGATGA
- a CDS encoding HD domain-containing protein, with protein sequence MTDENRAMPATNAIEFIRVMHNLIYTARIHKDNNRLIKECLVKFKGILDEMTKEGDFNIQLWRGRFHIDGEKLRAGRESQNIINEMVGYLSERGIGAMQFSITSAKASYPDIMTLIRLIDLSIKNESPFEWLKGKFPGYSLEWVDIQKKKEDDRDGDESGEGYKRKKKAKTAYMMALDTVKDVAEKASKGVAGVLKARRLAQNIVDLIHEDRSLILGLATIHEYDDYTYTHSVNVSLLATCLGKQIGLSNVVLEHLSVCGLFHDLGKVGVPRDIILKQGALNDDEWDMVQSHPLLGVKRILRLNADKELRSKIILGPFEHHLNPDMTGYPKTHFMKKLSLSGRILRIVDVYEALTADRKYRNRSFTPDEALRKMWSEGEKSFDMVLLKHFVRMMGIFPIGSTVELSDGRFAIIVDYPDGPLAPATIMLLEKDSSGTLSHGEVKKLSGENGYSGASIKMGVIPSSIGVSVAELLLK encoded by the coding sequence ATGACAGATGAAAACAGGGCCATGCCAGCAACAAATGCGATTGAGTTTATAAGGGTGATGCATAACCTTATCTATACAGCAAGGATACACAAGGATAATAACAGGCTTATTAAGGAGTGCCTTGTAAAATTTAAGGGTATTCTTGATGAAATGACAAAAGAGGGTGATTTTAATATCCAGCTCTGGCGAGGCAGGTTCCATATAGATGGCGAAAAACTCCGCGCAGGAAGGGAGAGCCAGAATATCATTAATGAGATGGTAGGATATCTCTCCGAAAGAGGGATCGGGGCTATGCAGTTTTCCATCACCAGTGCGAAGGCCTCATATCCTGATATTATGACACTGATACGCTTGATTGATCTCTCCATAAAGAATGAATCACCCTTTGAATGGCTTAAAGGCAAATTCCCCGGATATTCCCTGGAATGGGTAGATATCCAGAAAAAAAAGGAAGATGATCGCGATGGCGATGAGAGTGGTGAGGGCTACAAAAGGAAAAAAAAGGCCAAAACCGCCTATATGATGGCCCTTGATACTGTAAAGGATGTAGCCGAAAAGGCCTCAAAGGGTGTAGCCGGGGTACTTAAGGCGAGGAGACTTGCCCAGAATATAGTGGACCTTATCCATGAAGACAGGTCACTTATACTGGGGCTTGCAACCATCCATGAGTATGATGATTACACATACACCCATTCGGTTAATGTCTCTCTTCTGGCTACATGCCTTGGAAAACAGATAGGGTTATCAAATGTGGTGCTTGAGCATCTCTCTGTATGCGGGCTGTTTCATGACCTGGGCAAGGTAGGTGTGCCCAGGGATATCATCCTTAAGCAGGGAGCGCTTAATGATGATGAATGGGATATGGTACAGAGCCATCCACTGCTTGGGGTAAAAAGGATATTAAGATTGAATGCAGACAAGGAGTTGAGGTCAAAAATAATCCTTGGCCCCTTTGAACACCACCTGAACCCTGACATGACAGGTTACCCTAAAACACACTTCATGAAAAAACTCAGCCTTTCAGGCAGGATCTTACGTATTGTTGATGTGTATGAGGCGCTTACTGCAGATCGTAAATACCGCAACAGATCTTTTACACCGGATGAGGCATTAAGAAAGATGTGGAGCGAGGGAGAAAAGAGCTTTGATATGGTGCTATTAAAACACTTTGTAAGGATGATGGGGATATTCCCGATAGGCTCCACAGTAGAGTTATCAGACGGGAGATTTGCGATTATCGTGGATTACCCTGACGGCCCTTTGGCCCCGGCTACAATAATGCTTCTTGAAAAGGACAGCAGTGGGACCCTGTCACATGGTGAAGTGAAAAAGCTTTCAGGAGAAAATGGCTACTCAGGAGCAAGCATTAAAATGGGTGTTATCCCCTCCAGCATCGGTGTATCTGTGGCTGAACTTTTATTGAAATGA
- a CDS encoding SLC13 family permease encodes MNIEMIIVVIILLGVITLLLTGKLTSDVVSVLIIISLIFSGILSIDEAFSGFSNPVVITIASFFIICGALYHTEVSGLIGSQIIKISGLSEVKTTALVMAAGLLLSSIINNLAATAILLPGVISVSIKSRIAPSRLLMPLAYSTILGGMLTVVATQPNIIINEVLMSAEGRELGFFSMLPFGSVMAVIGFLYMLIIGRRLLPVKYFEEKIEISTSPEELPSIYQLEERLFELKVSESSSIAGRSLAESRLGSGYGINVIDIIHTARRRLSPKSNDRIMPHDRLIVQGREEDINMASEVFGLEIKKKSNLQKKDFMTDEIGIAELILPPRSHYAGKKLKEIFLRERFGVTVLAIWRSGKPIRSRLGEETLQLGDALLVRGQWNKLSMLGRTDEFLPVSGFETSPNPQHKDKMITSIIIIALMLLAVVSRILPVSLAAFTAAALMVITRCLTIAEAYRSVEWKMIILLAGFIPLGDAMVKTGLIDYFVRSLFYAFSGLGTLFILGLLFLISSVVSLLTSNITATILLSPVAFSMAGTFNISSEMLLITVALGASNGFMTPIAQQANLIVMGPGYYSLKDYLKTGTILSILVFSGFILSVHLFL; translated from the coding sequence ATGAATATTGAAATGATTATAGTTGTGATTATCCTGTTAGGAGTAATTACCCTTCTCTTGACAGGGAAACTCACCTCTGACGTTGTGTCTGTGCTTATTATTATCTCCCTTATCTTTTCAGGGATTCTCAGTATTGACGAGGCCTTTTCAGGTTTCAGCAATCCTGTAGTTATTACCATCGCATCTTTCTTTATTATCTGCGGGGCGCTATATCATACGGAGGTCTCCGGGCTGATCGGGAGTCAAATAATTAAGATCAGCGGGTTATCCGAGGTTAAGACAACCGCTCTTGTGATGGCAGCGGGCCTGCTGCTCTCTTCTATCATAAACAACCTGGCTGCCACGGCCATACTTCTGCCCGGGGTTATTTCCGTATCGATCAAATCCCGAATTGCCCCCTCCAGACTCCTAATGCCCCTTGCATACAGCACAATACTTGGAGGGATGCTCACTGTTGTCGCAACTCAGCCGAATATAATTATTAACGAGGTATTAATGTCGGCAGAGGGCAGGGAGCTTGGTTTTTTTTCCATGCTGCCCTTTGGCTCTGTAATGGCCGTCATAGGTTTTTTATACATGCTGATAATAGGAAGGCGTCTTCTTCCTGTTAAGTATTTCGAGGAAAAGATAGAAATATCCACCTCTCCCGAAGAGCTTCCATCCATATATCAACTTGAAGAAAGGCTTTTTGAACTCAAAGTGTCCGAATCCAGTTCCATAGCAGGTAGATCACTAGCTGAAAGCAGGCTTGGTTCAGGTTATGGAATAAATGTTATTGATATAATACATACTGCCAGAAGAAGGTTGTCACCCAAGAGTAATGACCGGATAATGCCCCATGACAGGCTTATTGTTCAGGGCAGAGAAGAAGATATAAACATGGCTTCAGAGGTCTTTGGTCTTGAGATAAAGAAAAAAAGCAATTTACAGAAAAAGGACTTCATGACTGATGAAATAGGAATAGCGGAACTTATACTTCCGCCCAGGTCTCATTACGCTGGAAAAAAGCTTAAAGAAATTTTCTTAAGGGAACGTTTCGGTGTTACTGTTCTGGCGATCTGGCGTTCGGGAAAACCGATCAGGTCAAGGCTTGGCGAGGAGACTCTCCAACTGGGAGATGCTTTGCTAGTGAGAGGCCAATGGAACAAATTATCAATGCTCGGAAGAACAGACGAGTTCCTGCCGGTTTCCGGTTTTGAAACATCGCCAAACCCTCAGCATAAAGACAAAATGATCACTTCCATCATCATTATTGCCCTTATGCTCCTGGCTGTTGTCAGTCGGATTCTGCCTGTCTCGCTTGCTGCCTTTACTGCCGCGGCACTGATGGTAATCACAAGATGCCTTACAATCGCGGAGGCATACAGGTCTGTGGAGTGGAAAATGATAATACTTCTCGCGGGCTTTATTCCACTCGGGGACGCAATGGTAAAGACCGGACTCATAGATTATTTTGTCAGGAGTCTCTTTTATGCCTTCTCAGGGCTTGGAACACTGTTTATACTGGGCTTGCTTTTTTTGATATCTTCAGTGGTATCTCTTTTGACCTCAAATATCACTGCAACCATCCTCTTAAGCCCTGTGGCATTTTCAATGGCCGGCACATTCAACATCAGCTCTGAAATGCTACTGATAACAGTAGCCCTGGGTGCATCAAACGGATTTATGACACCTATAGCTCAACAGGCCAACCTTATTGTAATGGGGCCTGGATACTATTCACTAAAGGATTATCTGAAAACCGGCACGATACTGAGTATTCTGGTCTTCTCTGGCTTTATATTATCTGTACATCTTTTTCTTTAA
- a CDS encoding sodium-coupled transporter, translated as MDINQLIVFLTLALSLVFFVWGRWRYDIVAIMALLVVAVTGIVPANDAFTGFGHPAVVTVAAVLIISRGLINSGVIDALTNQLFKLKQNMTVQILVIVTIVAALSSMMNNVGAIAIMLPVTVQIAHKNRLPPSLFLMPIAFGSLLGGLTTMIGTPPNIIIALVRQQEGMAGFRMFDFFPVGGAVTLAGILFISLIGWRLLPKRKGQASLEELFHIQDYISEVRVVKNSSIAGSRIWELAKLKDLEINIIGIARDKRRIVQPASTEVLLEDDVLVIEADSGDLKAFVDKAKLELAGDREIEKDILGSEEIIMAEAVVMLDSILSGKTALSLNLRRRYGLNLLAVARKGLRINQRIASIRFQPGDVLLLNGPASSINETIVEMGCIPLAQRNLKIGKPKQIIKSLTIFVAAILIATFNILPIQISLTIAAVAMVLTRLISIREVYENIDWSVIILLGAMIPVGMAFETSGGAQTVVFHMLKISKNISPWVSLLLILIITSGLSNIINNAAAAVLMAPIALEVAGALGVSNDPFLMGVSLGASCAFMTPIGHQSNTLVMGPGGYKFGDYWRMGFPLQILIIIVGLPVICLVWPF; from the coding sequence ATGGATATAAATCAGCTCATAGTTTTTTTGACCCTGGCATTATCTCTTGTCTTTTTTGTTTGGGGAAGATGGCGGTATGACATTGTAGCAATTATGGCCCTGCTTGTTGTGGCTGTAACAGGCATAGTGCCTGCAAACGATGCTTTTACGGGATTCGGGCACCCTGCTGTCGTGACTGTGGCGGCGGTTCTCATTATCAGCAGGGGACTCATAAACTCAGGTGTGATAGATGCCCTGACAAACCAGTTATTCAAGCTGAAACAGAATATGACTGTTCAGATACTTGTGATTGTCACCATTGTGGCAGCGCTCTCATCCATGATGAACAATGTAGGTGCCATTGCAATAATGCTGCCGGTTACGGTCCAGATCGCACACAAAAACAGGCTTCCGCCCTCTCTTTTCCTTATGCCCATAGCCTTTGGTTCGCTTCTCGGCGGCCTTACAACTATGATAGGCACTCCGCCTAACATTATAATAGCCCTTGTACGTCAGCAGGAGGGTATGGCAGGCTTCAGGATGTTCGATTTCTTTCCTGTAGGCGGTGCAGTTACACTGGCGGGCATATTGTTCATATCGCTTATCGGGTGGCGTCTTCTTCCTAAAAGAAAAGGTCAGGCGTCGCTGGAGGAACTTTTTCACATACAGGATTACATTTCAGAAGTGCGCGTTGTAAAAAATTCGTCTATCGCAGGCAGCAGAATATGGGAGCTTGCTAAATTAAAAGATCTGGAGATAAATATAATAGGCATTGCAAGGGATAAACGAAGAATAGTGCAACCTGCCTCGACAGAGGTCCTGCTGGAAGATGACGTTCTGGTCATAGAAGCTGATTCGGGTGATCTGAAGGCCTTTGTGGATAAAGCCAAGCTTGAACTGGCTGGGGACAGGGAAATTGAGAAGGATATACTTGGATCGGAAGAAATAATTATGGCTGAAGCGGTCGTAATGCTCGATTCGATTCTCTCCGGAAAAACCGCCCTTAGCCTGAATCTCAGAAGAAGATATGGGCTAAATCTTCTTGCTGTGGCCAGAAAAGGGTTGCGGATCAATCAGCGGATCGCCTCGATCAGGTTTCAGCCCGGAGACGTGCTTCTATTAAACGGCCCTGCCAGCAGTATAAATGAAACTATTGTTGAAATGGGCTGCATTCCCCTTGCTCAAAGGAATCTGAAGATCGGCAAGCCTAAGCAGATAATAAAAAGCCTGACTATTTTTGTTGCCGCTATACTTATTGCTACCTTCAATATTCTACCGATACAGATATCTCTTACTATTGCGGCAGTGGCAATGGTTTTGACAAGACTGATTTCTATACGCGAGGTGTATGAAAACATCGACTGGTCTGTCATTATACTTCTTGGAGCTATGATACCGGTGGGTATGGCGTTTGAAACCAGCGGAGGGGCCCAGACCGTTGTTTTTCATATGCTTAAAATATCAAAGAATATATCGCCATGGGTATCACTTTTGTTAATTCTTATAATTACATCAGGCCTGTCAAATATCATAAACAACGCAGCAGCAGCGGTTCTCATGGCCCCTATCGCACTGGAGGTGGCAGGCGCACTGGGAGTATCAAACGACCCTTTTTTAATGGGTGTGTCACTCGGTGCGTCATGCGCTTTTATGACACCCATAGGGCACCAGTCAAATACCCTTGTAATGGGGCCTGGAGGCTATAAATTCGGCGATTACTGGCGTATGGGGTTTCCTCTTCAGATCTTGATTATTATAGTGGGTTTACCTGTGATATGCCTTGTGTGGCCGTTTTAA
- a CDS encoding MFS transporter encodes MNSNPALPGGKQPVFFYGYAIVFASFCLQILGLGMFNSFGVFINPLVSDFGWSRASLTGALSFVYVIAALVSIVLGRLNDRFGPRLIMTICGVVLGVGYLLMSRIWSIWSFYIFCCLFIGIGISGVDVVLLSTIARWFIIKRGLLTGIVKVGTGAGMFIMPLIINKLINYYGWRNTLIILGIIVLILFFIVSQMLVRDPFIKGLAPDGDRDIKNRVKSHIEKGISFKKAIGTRQFYTIAIVYTLFYTCSNTMMIHIVPHGLDLGLTGGDAAKVLSTLGAFSIFGRLLMGAAGDRVGNISAMFVCFIFLLSGLMWLQFSHNMWMLIIFAMIHGFAHGGVFSVISPILAELFGTVSHGLIFGITAFISSMGGFIGPVMAGYLFDRTGSYSAAFIVLAAMSFTGLITSLTLKPVKDN; translated from the coding sequence TTGAATAGTAATCCAGCATTACCCGGTGGAAAGCAGCCCGTATTCTTTTACGGGTATGCGATAGTCTTTGCCTCCTTCTGTCTTCAAATACTTGGTTTGGGCATGTTCAACAGTTTCGGGGTATTTATTAATCCCCTTGTCTCTGATTTCGGCTGGTCAAGGGCATCCCTTACCGGCGCACTCTCATTTGTCTATGTAATCGCTGCCCTGGTCAGCATTGTGCTTGGCAGACTCAATGACCGGTTCGGGCCCAGGCTTATCATGACCATATGCGGGGTTGTCCTTGGGGTAGGCTATCTGCTTATGTCAAGGATATGGTCTATATGGTCATTCTATATCTTCTGCTGCCTGTTCATCGGTATAGGCATTTCAGGCGTCGATGTGGTGCTTCTTTCGACAATAGCGCGCTGGTTTATCATAAAAAGGGGGCTATTAACCGGGATCGTTAAGGTTGGCACAGGGGCAGGTATGTTTATCATGCCGCTCATTATCAATAAGCTCATAAATTATTATGGCTGGAGGAACACGCTCATCATACTTGGCATTATCGTACTGATCCTGTTTTTTATTGTCTCCCAGATGTTAGTAAGAGACCCTTTTATTAAAGGGCTTGCCCCGGACGGTGACAGAGATATAAAAAACAGGGTAAAATCGCATATTGAAAAGGGCATATCCTTTAAAAAGGCCATCGGGACAAGGCAGTTTTATACCATAGCGATAGTCTATACCCTTTTCTATACTTGCTCAAATACCATGATGATCCATATTGTGCCCCATGGCCTTGATCTAGGCCTCACAGGAGGAGATGCTGCAAAGGTGCTGTCAACGCTCGGAGCGTTCAGCATTTTTGGCAGATTATTGATGGGGGCTGCAGGGGACAGGGTTGGCAACATCAGTGCAATGTTTGTATGTTTTATATTTCTCTTATCAGGGCTCATGTGGCTACAATTTTCGCATAACATGTGGATGCTGATAATCTTTGCCATGATCCACGGGTTTGCCCACGGAGGGGTCTTTTCTGTAATCTCACCTATCCTTGCAGAGCTGTTCGGGACAGTGTCACATGGCCTTATATTCGGTATTACAGCCTTTATATCATCTATGGGAGGGTTCATTGGGCCGGTTATGGCCGGGTATCTCTTTGACCGGACAGGGAGTTACAGTGCGGCATTTATTGTGCTAGCGGCAATGAGTTTCACAGGGCTTATAACCTCATTAACACTGAAACCTGTTAAGGATAATTAA